Proteins from one Streptomyces sp. NBC_00289 genomic window:
- a CDS encoding single-stranded DNA-binding protein, whose protein sequence is MAGETLVTVVGNLTADVELRYTNSGIPVAGFTVASTPRVFDRDRNEFVDGQTLFLRCSLWRQAGENAAQSLAKGMRVIVQGRLKQRTYDGKEGQRRTVLEIDVEEVAASLAHATATITKTYRPGMPAQGQPAPTARPDSAPAQSPSSPAPAEPHPF, encoded by the coding sequence ATGGCGGGCGAGACGCTGGTGACGGTGGTGGGCAACCTGACCGCCGACGTGGAACTGCGCTACACCAACTCCGGTATCCCGGTGGCCGGGTTCACCGTGGCATCCACCCCCCGCGTCTTCGACCGTGACCGCAATGAGTTCGTCGACGGGCAAACCCTTTTCCTGCGCTGCTCGCTGTGGCGACAGGCCGGCGAAAATGCCGCGCAGTCGCTGGCCAAGGGGATGCGTGTCATCGTTCAGGGCCGCCTCAAACAACGCACTTACGATGGCAAGGAAGGCCAGCGCCGCACCGTCCTTGAGATCGACGTCGAGGAAGTCGCCGCATCCCTGGCGCATGCGACCGCGACCATCACCAAGACCTACCGCCCAGGAATGCCCGCCCAGGGCCAGCCCGCCCCAACGGCCAGACCCGACTCCGCTCCAGCACAGTCGCCGTCGAGCCCGGCTCCCGCGGAACCGCACCCATTCTGA